One window of the Pyrinomonadaceae bacterium genome contains the following:
- a CDS encoding DUF2752 domain-containing protein: MKGFYFVPVAADRGRQMMIAGGVWLGLAAISVFLFFFNPASPANQFFPKCPFRLVTGLQCPGCGSTRACHHLLHLDLIAAFKLNPLMVLTLPFIIYGLLGYTKSVLTGQPQRRLFIPPLYLWAWLVVMILFWIFRNTPWYPFVS; the protein is encoded by the coding sequence ATGAAGGGTTTTTATTTCGTTCCCGTCGCGGCCGACCGCGGACGCCAAATGATGATCGCGGGCGGTGTCTGGCTCGGTCTCGCCGCGATCTCCGTTTTTCTCTTCTTCTTCAATCCGGCGAGTCCGGCAAATCAGTTCTTTCCAAAGTGCCCCTTTCGATTGGTAACCGGCTTGCAGTGTCCGGGCTGCGGATCGACACGCGCGTGCCATCACTTGCTCCATCTCGATCTAATCGCCGCATTTAAGCTGAACCCGCTCATGGTGCTAACGCTGCCGTTCATCATCTACGGGTTGTTGGGTTACACCAAGAGCGTGCTCACGGGTCAACCGCAGCGACGCCTTTTCATTCCGCCGCTTTACCTCTGGGCCTGGCTGGTTGTAATGATCCTCTTCTGGATCTTTCGCAACACGCCCTGGTATCCGTTTGTGTCGTAA
- the asnB gene encoding asparagine synthase (glutamine-hydrolyzing), with protein MCGIAGLIDANPEARIGAMLKAIEHRGRDDEGVWTSSAINDEGQRVCFGHRRLSIIDTSSAGHQPMLSHDGRFVVILNGEIYNYRELRTELTAKGHQFRTHTDTEVLLAAWAEWGEKSFDRLNGMFAFALWDNKERALFLVRDRVGIKPLYYFCGQDARALGSLAFASEIKSILASSLIKPELDHESLHQFLTFLWAPDPNTLFKDIKTVPPGHFVKVQNGNATVHEWWDISFDEIEEGKDDAWWQERVLETLHRVVKLEMVADVPLGSFLSGGVDSSSIVAMMKQHSNGRQVGTYAIGIEAEDLRYDIIPDDVKWARRVNQQLATDYHEIMLTPEVAQLLPMLVRHMDEPAIDMAIPSYLISRAARESMRVMLSGMGGDEVFAGYPRQMAMKLAGAFDPVPQLLRRPLMKTVAAVLPGGMPGRLTAPLRNAKKFARSAALEFQDRYLGFETYFTDKAKARLYTDDVRDSTRGVDAYAAHRRYFAKAENAAALNQLLYVDLKTFLPCLNLMTTDKTSMAANLEVRVPFLNVEMLELAARMPTSLKLRGLKRKYILKKAAETLLPREVVWRKKAGFGAPIRSWLRGPLQPMVEELLSEDAVRRRGLFKTKEVRRIIDLNLSGREDYNLQVFQLLNLELWHREFIDQVLT; from the coding sequence ATGTGCGGAATCGCCGGCCTGATTGACGCAAATCCTGAAGCGCGTATTGGCGCGATGCTGAAAGCTATCGAGCATCGCGGGCGCGATGACGAAGGTGTGTGGACTTCGTCAGCGATCAATGACGAGGGGCAACGCGTCTGCTTCGGCCATCGCCGCCTGTCGATCATCGATACCAGCAGCGCCGGCCATCAGCCAATGCTCTCGCACGACGGCCGCTTCGTCGTGATCCTGAATGGCGAAATCTACAACTATCGCGAACTCCGCACTGAACTCACCGCTAAAGGCCATCAATTTCGAACCCACACCGACACAGAAGTTCTGCTCGCCGCCTGGGCAGAATGGGGGGAAAAGTCTTTCGATCGGTTGAACGGAATGTTCGCCTTCGCGCTCTGGGACAACAAAGAGCGGGCGCTGTTCCTCGTGCGCGATCGCGTCGGCATCAAACCCCTTTACTACTTTTGCGGCCAGGATGCCCGCGCACTCGGATCGCTCGCCTTCGCCTCAGAAATCAAATCGATTCTCGCGAGCAGCCTGATCAAGCCTGAACTCGATCACGAATCATTGCATCAGTTCCTTACGTTTCTTTGGGCGCCCGATCCCAACACTCTCTTCAAAGACATTAAGACCGTGCCGCCGGGACATTTCGTGAAAGTGCAGAACGGAAACGCGACTGTTCATGAATGGTGGGACATTTCGTTCGATGAGATTGAAGAGGGAAAAGACGACGCGTGGTGGCAGGAACGCGTGCTCGAAACGCTTCATCGCGTCGTAAAGCTCGAAATGGTCGCCGATGTGCCGCTGGGCTCGTTTCTTTCGGGCGGTGTCGATTCGTCGTCGATCGTCGCGATGATGAAGCAGCACAGCAACGGCCGGCAGGTGGGCACCTATGCTATTGGCATCGAAGCTGAAGACCTGCGTTACGACATCATTCCCGACGACGTAAAGTGGGCGCGCCGCGTAAATCAACAACTCGCGACCGACTATCACGAGATCATGTTGACGCCTGAAGTCGCCCAGCTGCTGCCGATGCTGGTGCGCCACATGGACGAGCCCGCCATCGACATGGCGATTCCGAGTTATCTCATTAGCCGCGCCGCCCGCGAATCGATGCGCGTGATGCTGTCCGGCATGGGCGGTGATGAGGTCTTTGCCGGCTATCCGCGGCAGATGGCGATGAAACTCGCCGGCGCGTTCGATCCGGTGCCGCAGCTTCTGCGACGGCCGTTGATGAAAACAGTTGCCGCGGTTCTGCCGGGCGGCATGCCGGGCCGGCTGACTGCACCTCTGCGCAACGCGAAGAAATTTGCGCGCAGCGCGGCGCTGGAGTTTCAAGACCGCTACCTTGGCTTCGAAACTTACTTCACCGACAAAGCGAAGGCCCGGTTGTACACGGATGACGTCCGCGACTCGACACGTGGCGTCGATGCTTATGCTGCGCACCGGCGCTACTTTGCGAAAGCTGAAAACGCCGCCGCGCTGAATCAATTGTTGTATGTCGATTTGAAGACGTTTCTGCCGTGTCTGAACCTGATGACAACGGACAAGACTTCGATGGCTGCGAATCTCGAAGTGCGCGTGCCGTTTTTGAATGTCGAGATGCTCGAACTCGCGGCGCGCATGCCTACCAGTCTGAAACTGCGGGGACTCAAACGAAAGTACATTTTGAAGAAGGCCGCGGAAACGCTGTTGCCGCGTGAAGTTGTGTGGCGAAAGAAAGCCGGCTTTGGCGCACCGATTCGTTCCTGGCTGCGCGGGCCTTTGCAGCCGATGGTGGAAGAGCTTCTGTCTGAAGACGCTGTCCGGCGACGAGGTTTGTTTAAGACGAAAGAAGTGAGGCGAATTATAGATTTGAATTTGTCCGGGCGGGAAGACTACAACCTTCAGGTCTTCCAGCTACTGAACCTGGAGCTGTGGCATCGGGAGTTTATTGACCAGGTGCTAACGTGA
- a CDS encoding PepSY-associated TM helix domain-containing protein — protein sequence MKKLRKIIFWCHLPVGVIAGLVILNMCVTGVLLTYEKQIISWADTRGYRSAPAPGAQRLPIETLITKARESRSGNPTAVTLKSDPVAPAEIAFGRESTLFVNPYTGFIYGEGSQKVRSFFRGVTDWHRWLGAKGDNRNVARAITGACNLGFLFLVMSGFYLWWPRSWNLKSLRKVTWFRRGLPSKARDFNWHNVIGFWSAVPLFIVVLSAVVISYTWAGNLVYRIVGETPPTPRANQPPQSGANNKPEAGLPTNINSAWLRAEQQVSDWQSITMQLPTSATGHFTYNIDSGSGGQPQKRAQLVLNPSSGEVVRWEPFSSYTRGRQLRSILRFAHTGEVAGIPGQTIAGLVSIGGAFLVWTGLALAFRRSLAFAKRWRASKPTRQDVSNPIADAVGD from the coding sequence ATGAAAAAGTTACGCAAAATAATCTTTTGGTGTCATCTGCCGGTAGGCGTCATCGCCGGGCTGGTGATTCTCAACATGTGCGTTACCGGAGTCCTGCTGACTTACGAAAAGCAGATTATTTCCTGGGCCGACACGCGCGGTTACAGATCTGCACCGGCACCCGGCGCGCAACGGCTTCCGATCGAAACGTTGATAACGAAGGCACGAGAGTCACGTAGCGGAAATCCAACTGCGGTAACGCTCAAGTCAGATCCTGTGGCGCCCGCTGAGATCGCGTTCGGTCGTGAATCGACTCTCTTCGTCAATCCATACACGGGATTCATCTACGGTGAGGGCTCGCAAAAGGTCAGGAGTTTTTTCCGAGGCGTAACGGACTGGCATCGATGGCTGGGCGCCAAAGGCGACAATCGCAATGTCGCCCGCGCTATCACCGGCGCTTGTAACCTGGGTTTTCTGTTTCTGGTGATGAGCGGATTTTATTTGTGGTGGCCACGAAGCTGGAACTTAAAGTCGCTGCGGAAAGTCACCTGGTTTAGGCGTGGACTGCCGTCTAAGGCCCGCGATTTCAACTGGCACAACGTCATCGGATTTTGGTCTGCCGTGCCGCTGTTTATCGTTGTCTTGTCAGCGGTGGTGATCTCGTATACGTGGGCCGGTAACCTGGTGTATCGCATTGTCGGCGAGACGCCTCCCACGCCCCGCGCGAATCAGCCGCCTCAGTCAGGCGCAAACAACAAGCCCGAAGCCGGCCTTCCAACCAACATTAACTCGGCATGGCTTCGCGCCGAACAACAAGTCAGCGATTGGCAAAGCATCACGATGCAGTTGCCAACGTCGGCGACCGGCCACTTTACCTACAACATTGATAGCGGCAGCGGCGGACAACCACAGAAGCGTGCTCAGCTTGTTCTTAACCCTTCGAGTGGCGAGGTCGTTCGTTGGGAACCGTTCTCATCTTACACACGCGGCCGTCAGCTTCGTTCAATCTTGCGTTTTGCTCATACGGGTGAGGTCGCAGGAATTCCCGGGCAAACGATCGCAGGTCTCGTCTCAATTGGGGGTGCGTTTCTGGTCTGGACCGGACTCGCTCTCGCGTTCCGGCGTTCCCTGGCGTTCGCAAAGCGTTGGCGAGCTTCAAAACCGACTCGGCAGGATGTCTCGAATCCAATTGCTGATGCGGTGGGCGACTAG
- a CDS encoding bi-domain-containing oxidoreductase has product MKQILQNVKTGAVAVTEVPTPVARPGYVLVRSAASLISAGTERSTVEAGQKGLVGRAIEQPALVKKVIDKARNEGVVATFDAVRSKLGSLSALGYSAAGIVVDVGDDTTGFRVGDRVACAGVGYASHAEVLAVPKNLCVRLPDAVTFDAAAFGTVGAIALQGVRLAEPTLGESAVVIGLGLIGQLAVQLLNANGCRVFGIDLDEKKIQLAKRFGAEDGCPPNVGAKQRVLEWSRGRGADAVLITAGTSSNEPVELAGEISRAQGRVIVVGAVGLNLPRKPYYDRELTFKISMSYGPGRYDREYEERGHDYPIGYVRWTEGRNIESFLDMVANGRVDVEPLITHRFKIDEGERAYELLTGDQPYLGVLLQYDTDRPVESRVALPTKTANAPAKTVRLGLIGAGDYAKSMLLPNFKTFGAEFQSVATASGVTARAVGEQYGFSFCASGADEVVSDADANLIVIATRPASHGDLARRSLEAGKHVFVEKPLAVTEDELNSVLAAATSGGELMVGFNRRFSPLAQAALDFFKGRQTPLSINYRVNAGRFSPNHWVQDPQEGGRIIGEVCHFVDFVHFLTGSLTTRVFAESTAGRNGETTDEDSVFITLRLADGSNASIAYLAEGDKALAKERIEIFGGGRSFVIDDFRSATAYENGREKTRKLREQDKGQRDEIKAVMAVVLEGKPAPISIQDLATTTRATFRIRESLRTGLPVEV; this is encoded by the coding sequence ATGAAACAGATTCTCCAGAACGTTAAGACGGGGGCGGTCGCGGTGACCGAAGTTCCGACGCCGGTCGCGCGTCCCGGCTATGTCCTCGTGCGCTCAGCCGCATCGTTAATTAGCGCGGGTACGGAGCGGTCAACCGTCGAAGCCGGACAGAAAGGCCTGGTCGGGCGTGCGATCGAACAGCCGGCGCTCGTTAAGAAGGTGATCGACAAGGCGCGCAACGAAGGCGTAGTCGCTACGTTCGATGCCGTCCGATCGAAGCTTGGGTCGTTGAGCGCGCTCGGATACAGCGCCGCGGGGATAGTTGTTGACGTCGGCGACGATACGACCGGGTTTCGCGTCGGCGATCGCGTGGCGTGCGCAGGTGTCGGTTACGCATCTCATGCGGAAGTGCTGGCCGTACCAAAGAACCTCTGCGTGCGGCTGCCCGACGCAGTGACTTTCGATGCGGCCGCGTTCGGCACGGTCGGCGCAATCGCGCTGCAGGGCGTGCGTTTAGCTGAACCGACACTCGGTGAATCTGCGGTCGTGATTGGGTTGGGTTTGATCGGCCAACTGGCAGTTCAACTGCTGAACGCGAATGGCTGCCGCGTGTTCGGAATTGATCTCGATGAAAAGAAGATACAACTCGCGAAGCGTTTCGGGGCCGAAGACGGCTGTCCGCCGAACGTGGGTGCGAAGCAACGCGTTCTCGAATGGTCGCGTGGGCGGGGCGCCGATGCGGTTCTGATCACCGCAGGAACCTCATCGAATGAACCGGTGGAACTCGCCGGCGAAATCTCGCGCGCGCAAGGTCGCGTGATCGTGGTCGGCGCGGTTGGCTTAAACCTTCCTCGAAAGCCTTACTATGATCGCGAGCTGACATTTAAGATTTCGATGTCCTATGGCCCCGGCCGTTACGATCGCGAATACGAAGAGCGCGGGCACGACTATCCGATCGGCTACGTTCGGTGGACCGAAGGGCGAAATATCGAGTCCTTTCTCGATATGGTCGCGAATGGTCGCGTCGATGTCGAGCCGCTCATCACTCATCGCTTCAAGATCGACGAAGGAGAGCGTGCGTACGAATTACTCACGGGCGATCAGCCTTACCTCGGCGTGCTTTTGCAATACGACACAGATCGGCCGGTTGAGTCTCGCGTCGCGTTGCCAACGAAAACGGCAAATGCTCCCGCGAAGACCGTTCGCCTTGGTTTGATTGGGGCCGGCGATTACGCCAAGTCGATGCTGCTGCCGAACTTCAAGACTTTCGGCGCTGAATTTCAGTCAGTCGCCACTGCGTCCGGCGTTACCGCCCGCGCTGTCGGCGAGCAATACGGATTTAGCTTCTGCGCTTCGGGCGCGGATGAAGTAGTTAGTGATGCGGACGCCAATCTGATTGTCATCGCCACGCGGCCGGCGTCGCACGGAGACCTGGCGCGGCGCTCTTTGGAGGCCGGCAAACACGTGTTCGTGGAAAAGCCGCTCGCAGTCACCGAAGATGAATTGAACAGTGTCCTGGCAGCGGCCACGTCAGGGGGCGAGTTAATGGTCGGTTTCAATCGTCGCTTTTCCCCGCTCGCGCAAGCCGCCCTGGACTTTTTCAAAGGCCGGCAGACTCCGCTTTCAATAAATTATCGCGTGAATGCCGGCCGCTTTTCGCCAAATCATTGGGTGCAGGATCCACAGGAAGGCGGACGCATCATCGGTGAAGTTTGCCACTTCGTTGACTTTGTCCATTTCCTGACCGGCTCGCTCACCACGCGTGTGTTTGCTGAATCGACCGCCGGTCGCAACGGGGAAACGACGGACGAGGATTCGGTTTTCATCACGCTGCGACTGGCAGACGGCTCGAACGCTTCGATCGCTTACCTGGCTGAAGGAGACAAAGCACTCGCGAAGGAACGTATCGAAATTTTCGGCGGCGGAAGGTCTTTCGTGATCGATGATTTTCGCAGTGCCACCGCTTACGAAAACGGACGCGAAAAGACGAGGAAGCTGCGCGAGCAGGACAAGGGCCAGCGCGACGAAATCAAGGCAGTGATGGCGGTGGTTCTCGAGGGAAAGCCCGCGCCGATCTCAATCCAGGACCTGGCGACCACGACGCGCGCGACATTTCGAATTAGGGAATCGCTGCGGACCGGTTTGCCGGTTGAGGTCTAG
- a CDS encoding methyltransferase domain-containing protein: MFRSQRSLNPLLFRSALVLLVALALGCATQFGRRAVNGAASPPATPTPTPAATPQKQADKIDRPTSEPYTGSLSQFEDPKRDEKLQPDRVMDVLGIKEGSSVADIGAGSGWFTVRAARRVGNNGAVYAVEINSEYLKHIEDRAKRENLPNIRTILGKEDDPLLSANSVDAVLLLKTYHEVAQPVRLLIKVRQAMRAGGLLGIIDRNDEPDDHGIEKATVIEEAGRAGFVLVGEHDFVKADNVDYFLVFRVK; encoded by the coding sequence ATGTTCAGAAGCCAACGTTCGCTTAACCCACTTTTATTTCGCAGCGCGCTAGTTTTGCTGGTGGCGTTGGCCCTGGGTTGCGCCACTCAATTCGGCCGTCGGGCAGTTAACGGCGCAGCGTCTCCGCCAGCCACACCGACGCCGACTCCGGCGGCGACTCCTCAGAAACAAGCAGACAAGATCGATCGGCCCACCAGCGAGCCTTACACCGGCAGTCTGTCCCAATTCGAAGATCCGAAGCGCGACGAAAAACTCCAACCGGATCGCGTGATGGATGTTTTGGGAATCAAGGAAGGCTCAAGCGTCGCAGACATCGGCGCGGGCTCTGGCTGGTTCACCGTTCGCGCCGCCCGGCGCGTCGGAAACAATGGAGCAGTTTACGCAGTCGAAATTAATTCCGAATACCTGAAGCACATCGAGGACCGCGCGAAGCGCGAAAACCTGCCGAACATCCGGACGATTCTCGGCAAAGAAGATGACCCTCTGCTGAGCGCGAACAGCGTCGATGCCGTGCTGTTATTGAAGACGTATCACGAAGTGGCGCAGCCCGTTCGCTTGTTAATCAAGGTCCGCCAAGCAATGCGCGCCGGAGGTTTGCTCGGCATCATCGATCGGAACGACGAGCCTGACGACCACGGTATTGAAAAGGCAACAGTGATCGAGGAAGCCGGCCGCGCCGGTTTCGTGCTCGTTGGAGAGCATGACTTCGTCAAGGCCGACAACGTCGATTATTTTTTGGTTTTTCGCGTGAAGTAA
- a CDS encoding TM2 domain-containing protein, whose product MALYCTKCGSANDDYAQTCAHCQAPLPQIGGYQPIQPPPAYGGVPDWRQQGADKKIVAGLLGVLAGGFGIHKFILGYTTEGIIQIVITFVTCGIGSIIGLIEGIIYLTKSDEDFVRTYIQNKKGWF is encoded by the coding sequence ATGGCTCTGTATTGCACCAAGTGTGGCTCGGCGAATGATGATTACGCGCAGACGTGTGCGCACTGTCAGGCGCCACTGCCGCAGATTGGTGGCTATCAACCGATTCAACCGCCGCCCGCTTACGGAGGAGTGCCCGACTGGAGACAACAGGGCGCCGACAAGAAAATCGTGGCCGGTTTGCTCGGGGTTCTGGCCGGAGGCTTCGGGATACACAAATTCATCCTCGGCTACACCACCGAAGGGATCATTCAAATCGTAATTACTTTCGTCACCTGCGGCATCGGCAGCATCATTGGACTGATTGAAGGCATCATTTACCTCACCAAGTCAGACGAGGACTTCGTCCGCACCTACATTCAGAACAAGAAGGGCTGGTTCTAA
- a CDS encoding TonB-dependent siderophore receptor — protein MTTTQEKSRKRRLRGPRYWIVAMGTMGMLVAYCPAKSHQVILGKARLSEDSTGQTPQQIQFDIPAGNLESVFTVFQKISGLQIVIPNEAMRAIASPGVTGRYSREQALREILRGTGIGYRFSDKQTVILEIQAKTESVEVKDDSGVVLSSTKYTAPLLDTPQTITVISKEVIEQQGATTLRDVLKNVPGLTIAAGEGGNPAGDNLTLRGFSARSDIFVDGVRDLSPVSRDPFNLEQVEVVKGPGSVYTGRGSTGGSINLLNKTPGLKRSFAGTLDFGSDSTRRATADINTPIGDSVAFRLNLLAHHSGVAGRDVVEFGRWGVAPSLTLGLGKPTRATISYYKLKQNNLSDYGIPWVPVTNNALVEFRDRPAPVPRNTFYGLRNRDFEALDSDLFTLKFERDFNDKLSLRNQLRFSNSSRDSIATPPRFANNNSTDINREMRSWITEDKVWDNQTDFMARFSTGTVEHVLVTGVDFMRENNVRRTRTAGNMPTTLLNPNPDDVFTGPITISPIVGDVTANSQALYLFDTAKLGTKWELNGGLRWDRFDADGITITGVPVSRVDRMLSVRAGVVFKPLPQGAVYASYGNSLNPSLEGLSYNTANIVIDPEKTYTVEAGSKWNFFNGRMLVSGAVFRVEKLNARTPGILPGDPPQVLEGKQRVDGLELSVEGNVTKDWHLLAGYTFLDSQTLASNVPAEIGKELVNTPRSSFNVWSTYRLPSGVHFGGGARFVDRRFGNTINTRFVDAYWTIDAMASYPISKHIDLKLNLFNLSDTYYFDRIGGGHIVPGPGRAAMLSTSFRF, from the coding sequence ATGACAACCACACAAGAAAAGAGCCGAAAGAGGCGTCTGCGGGGCCCCCGGTACTGGATCGTGGCGATGGGCACGATGGGAATGCTGGTCGCCTACTGCCCCGCCAAAAGCCACCAGGTCATTCTGGGCAAAGCCCGTCTCAGTGAGGACTCGACCGGCCAAACGCCCCAGCAGATCCAGTTTGATATTCCGGCAGGCAATCTGGAATCCGTCTTTACCGTTTTCCAAAAGATCTCAGGACTACAGATTGTCATACCGAATGAAGCCATGCGCGCGATTGCTTCCCCCGGCGTCACGGGCCGCTATTCTCGCGAACAAGCGCTGCGCGAAATTCTTCGCGGCACCGGGATCGGTTATCGCTTCAGCGATAAGCAAACCGTAATTCTCGAGATTCAGGCAAAGACCGAGTCAGTCGAGGTAAAAGATGACTCAGGTGTGGTCCTCTCCTCAACGAAATACACAGCACCGCTACTCGACACGCCGCAAACCATCACCGTTATTTCTAAAGAAGTAATCGAGCAACAAGGCGCGACGACCCTGCGTGATGTGCTGAAAAATGTTCCCGGGCTGACGATCGCGGCTGGTGAAGGCGGCAATCCCGCCGGCGACAATCTCACCTTGCGAGGTTTTAGCGCGCGTAGCGATATCTTCGTCGATGGCGTAAGAGACCTAAGTCCCGTATCGAGAGATCCTTTCAACCTCGAACAGGTTGAGGTGGTTAAAGGACCCGGATCTGTATATACCGGTCGAGGCTCTACCGGCGGCTCGATAAATTTACTCAACAAGACTCCCGGCCTAAAACGTTCCTTCGCAGGCACACTCGATTTTGGAAGTGACAGCACCCGCCGCGCCACCGCCGACATAAACACACCGATCGGCGACAGTGTTGCTTTTCGCCTGAACCTGCTGGCCCATCATTCAGGCGTCGCGGGTCGAGACGTAGTGGAGTTTGGACGGTGGGGCGTCGCGCCATCGCTTACTTTAGGTCTCGGCAAACCAACACGGGCGACTATCAGTTATTACAAACTGAAGCAGAACAATCTTTCCGACTACGGAATTCCCTGGGTCCCCGTCACCAACAACGCGCTGGTTGAGTTTCGTGATCGTCCCGCGCCCGTTCCGCGCAACACTTTTTACGGGCTGCGCAACCGCGATTTCGAAGCGCTGGACTCTGATCTTTTCACCTTAAAGTTCGAACGCGACTTTAACGACAAACTCTCTCTGCGAAACCAACTGCGTTTCAGCAACTCGTCGCGCGACTCGATCGCAACGCCGCCGCGGTTTGCGAATAACAATTCAACCGACATCAATCGTGAGATGCGATCGTGGATCACGGAAGACAAAGTCTGGGACAACCAAACCGACTTTATGGCGCGCTTTTCAACCGGAACCGTTGAGCACGTACTGGTCACCGGCGTCGACTTCATGCGCGAAAATAACGTGCGCCGAACGCGCACCGCCGGCAATATGCCGACGACGCTGTTAAATCCTAATCCTGACGACGTTTTCACCGGTCCGATCACGATTAGTCCAATAGTCGGCGACGTCACGGCAAATTCGCAGGCACTTTACTTGTTTGATACCGCGAAGCTGGGAACAAAATGGGAATTGAATGGCGGTCTTCGCTGGGATCGATTCGATGCCGACGGAATTACTATTACCGGCGTGCCCGTTTCTCGGGTCGATCGCATGCTGAGTGTTCGTGCCGGTGTGGTTTTCAAACCTCTCCCGCAGGGGGCGGTTTACGCTTCTTACGGAAATTCACTCAATCCGTCGCTCGAAGGCCTGTCTTACAACACGGCTAACATAGTTATCGATCCTGAAAAGACTTACACCGTTGAAGCAGGCAGCAAGTGGAACTTCTTCAATGGACGTATGCTGGTGAGTGGCGCGGTCTTTCGCGTTGAAAAACTGAACGCGCGAACGCCCGGCATTCTCCCAGGGGATCCGCCACAGGTCCTGGAGGGCAAACAACGCGTCGACGGATTGGAATTAAGTGTGGAAGGAAACGTCACGAAAGACTGGCACCTGCTCGCCGGTTATACATTTCTCGACAGTCAGACCCTCGCCTCGAATGTTCCCGCGGAAATCGGGAAGGAGCTGGTCAATACACCCCGAAGTTCGTTCAACGTATGGTCCACATATCGCTTGCCTTCGGGTGTTCATTTCGGTGGGGGTGCGAGGTTCGTAGATCGCCGTTTCGGCAACACCATCAATACTCGTTTCGTCGATGCCTATTGGACGATTGACGCTATGGCGTCATATCCAATTTCGAAACACATCGATTTAAAGCTCAACCTGTTCAACCTTTCGGACACGTATTATTTCGACCGAATCGGCGGCGGACACATCGTGCCGGGACCCGGTCGCGCCGCGATGTTGAGCACCAGTTTCAGGTTCTAA
- a CDS encoding CD225/dispanin family protein — translation MSQNWTPPPPSAGGSATVPNYLVPAIISIFCCWPLAIPAIIFATQVNGKVAAGDIAGAQEASKKAKMFAFIAIGLGLLGILIYVIMLVLGVGLSAMNA, via the coding sequence ATGTCGCAAAACTGGACTCCGCCACCACCGTCAGCCGGCGGTTCGGCCACCGTTCCAAACTATCTTGTGCCGGCGATCATTTCGATTTTCTGTTGCTGGCCGCTGGCTATTCCGGCGATTATTTTCGCTACTCAGGTTAACGGCAAAGTGGCGGCCGGCGACATTGCCGGCGCGCAGGAAGCTTCGAAAAAGGCGAAGATGTTCGCCTTTATCGCCATCGGCCTGGGCCTGCTCGGCATTTTGATTTACGTCATCATGCTGGTGCTGGGTGTGGGTCTCAGCGCGATGAACGCCTAA
- a CDS encoding Fe2+-dependent dioxygenase: MLLQIPEVLTGEQLAKCRKLLETDGWVDGLITAGHQSARTKDNLQLPEDCDEAKQIGNVILAALEENPLFMSAALPLKVFPPLFNRYQNGHSFGNHVDNAIRQVTGTPHRVRTDLSATLFFSDPDDYDGGELVVEDTYGVHSVKLAAGHLILYPSSSLHHVRPVTRGARTASFFWIQSMVRDDGERTILFDLDVAIQRLMSDVPEHPSIVALTSLYHNLLRRWADA; this comes from the coding sequence ATGCTGTTGCAGATCCCAGAAGTGTTGACGGGTGAACAACTCGCCAAGTGTCGCAAGTTGCTCGAGACAGATGGCTGGGTAGACGGGCTCATCACCGCCGGGCACCAGTCCGCGCGCACTAAAGACAATCTCCAACTCCCGGAAGATTGCGATGAGGCAAAACAAATCGGCAATGTCATTCTCGCGGCGCTCGAAGAAAATCCTTTGTTCATGTCCGCCGCCCTGCCGTTGAAAGTTTTTCCGCCGCTCTTCAACCGCTATCAAAACGGCCACTCGTTCGGAAACCACGTGGACAACGCCATCCGTCAGGTGACGGGAACGCCGCATCGAGTGCGTACCGATCTTTCAGCCACGTTGTTCTTTAGTGATCCTGACGACTACGACGGCGGCGAACTCGTCGTCGAAGATACTTACGGCGTTCATTCGGTGAAACTGGCGGCGGGTCACTTGATTCTGTATCCGTCCTCCAGCCTCCACCACGTTCGTCCGGTCACCCGTGGAGCGCGCACCGCTTCGTTCTTCTGGATACAGAGCATGGTGCGAGACGACGGTGAACGCACGATACTTTTCGACCTTGACGTTGCGATTCAGCGGCTGATGTCAGATGTTCCTGAGCATCCGTCAATCGTGGCGCTCACCTCCCTCTATCACAACCTGCTTCGCCGCTGGGCGGATGCTTAA